The Alkalibacter saccharofermentans DSM 14828 region TCCTGAAACAGCAGCATACTATTCCTACCAGTTTTATTATATAAAGGGTGGCGAAGCCTACAACACAGGAGAAGGAACTGCTGAGGATGTAGGAGTTACTGCAATTGATGATACGACCTTGGAAGTAGTCCTAGAAAATCCGACAGCGTTTTTCCCTGAACTTACTTCATTTTATTGCTATTTCCCAATTAGCAAGGACGTAGACGAAGCGAACCCGGATTGGGCAAAAAGTCCTGATACTTATGTTTCAAACGGACCGTTCCTTCTAACCGAATGGGTTCATAATGCCAGCATAACAATCGAAAAGAACGAAGATTATTATGATGCAGATCTGGTAAACCTAGACGCTATCGAATTTGCTATTTTAGATGACGAAAATACGGCTTGGCAAAGATATGAAGGCGGAGAGTTCGATTTTCTAACTCCCCTTCCACAAACTGTAGTAGCAAGGATGATGGATGAAAATAATCCGGAACTAGTAATAGGAACTGATCTTGCGACCTACTACTACAACCTTAATACCGAGACTCAACCTTTCAACAATGTCAAGGTAAGACAAGCTCTTTCAATGGCAATTGATAGAGAATCTATCGTTGAGAATGTATCACAAGGTGGACAGCTGGCTGCTGAAGGCGTAGTACCTTACGGAATACCTGATGAAACAGGCGAAGACTTCAGAGACGGCGTAGGCAACCTGATCACTTATGACCCTGAAGGTGCAAAAACGCTTCTAGAAGAAGGACTTGCTGAAGAGGGAATGACTTTATCAGACATGAACGACTTTACTCTTCTTTACAACACTCTTGAAGCCCATGCAAAAATTGCCCAGGCTATTCAAGAAATGTGGAGAACAAGCCTAGGTATCGAAGTGAATCTTGAAAACGTCGATTTCCAAGTTAAGCTTGACAGAGAAAAGGCGGGAGATTATGATATATCTCGTGCTGGTTGGATAGGTGACTACATAGATCCGCTGACGTTCATTGACATGTGGGTAACTGATGGGCCTTACAATGATGCAAGCTACTCAAATGCGCAGTATGACGAGTACGTTCAGATTGCAAGAAACAGCGTAGATCAAGCTGAACGTATGGAAGCTATGAGAAATGCAGAAGAGCTGCTAATGGAAGAAATGCCGGTAGTTCCAATATACTTCTATACCCAGCCGTATGCTCAAAAATCTTATGTGACCGGCGTTTATAAGCCTGTTAATAGGTACCCGTACTTCATATATGCAGATATGGAAGTGCAATAATCAATAAAACAAATAAATTTTATTATAGGAGATCTAAGCTCTATTAATTATAATAGAGCTTGGTTTCTTTTATAGATCAACTAGAAGTAATGACAGTTAAAGCTAACTGTTACTTAATGAAGGAGAAAGAAAATGTCAAAATACCTTTTAAAGCGATTAGCCCTTTCGATAGTGACAATTTGGGCAGTTATAACCATAACCTTTGCTTTAATGCACTCCATCCCTGGAGATCCGTTCAAATCTGAAAGCAAAATGCCGCCACAGGTTTATCAAAACCTTTTATCCCAATACGGTCTGGACAGACCAGTGCCTGAGCAGTATTTAATATACCTGGGCAACTTACTTCAAGGGGATCTGGGTGCATCGATGAAGTCCAGGGTTGAAACCGTCAACGATATGGTTGAGAGGGGTTTTCCCGTATCTGCACAGCTTGGAGCACAGGCTCTTCTTATAGCAATCGTATTTGGCCCGGCTCTTGGTAGCCTGGCAGCCCTTTACCAAAACAAGTTTCCGGATTATTTGGCTATGATTATAGCAATCATCGGAATTTCAGTTCCGTCTTTTATCATGGGTACCGTTTTGATACAATTCGTTGCAAGAAACGTCAGCTATTTTCCTATTGGAGGATGGGGGACGTTCCAGCATACCCTGCTGCCTTCCTTTGCCTTGGCGCTGATGCCTCTGGCAACGATGGCCCGGCTTATGAGATCTTCGATGCTTGAGGTTTTGGGACAGGACTACATAAAGACTGCAAAATCTAAAGGAATAAAAAGATCAGCTGTGATTTTAAGGCATGCGGTGAGAAATGCCGTCCTACCCGTAATATCCATATTGGGCACTACCATATCAAACCTGTTGGTTGGGAGCTTTGTTATTGAAAAAATATTCGGCATTCCCGGGCTAGGTAGATTTTTTGTGCAGTCCATAAGCAACAGGGACT contains the following coding sequences:
- a CDS encoding peptide ABC transporter substrate-binding protein, with the translated sequence MNKKKRVVLLSILLVFALVFTACAGGSDNGDDTARKVLRTNNSSEPGSLDPALAQGTHESWVLDHVFEGLMKKDQDGDIIEGMAASYTLADDNVTYTFVLRDDITWSNGEPVTAHDFEYSWKRALDPETAAYYSYQFYYIKGGEAYNTGEGTAEDVGVTAIDDTTLEVVLENPTAFFPELTSFYCYFPISKDVDEANPDWAKSPDTYVSNGPFLLTEWVHNASITIEKNEDYYDADLVNLDAIEFAILDDENTAWQRYEGGEFDFLTPLPQTVVARMMDENNPELVIGTDLATYYYNLNTETQPFNNVKVRQALSMAIDRESIVENVSQGGQLAAEGVVPYGIPDETGEDFRDGVGNLITYDPEGAKTLLEEGLAEEGMTLSDMNDFTLLYNTLEAHAKIAQAIQEMWRTSLGIEVNLENVDFQVKLDREKAGDYDISRAGWIGDYIDPLTFIDMWVTDGPYNDASYSNAQYDEYVQIARNSVDQAERMEAMRNAEELLMEEMPVVPIYFYTQPYAQKSYVTGVYKPVNRYPYFIYADMEVQ
- a CDS encoding ABC transporter permease; amino-acid sequence: MSKYLLKRLALSIVTIWAVITITFALMHSIPGDPFKSESKMPPQVYQNLLSQYGLDRPVPEQYLIYLGNLLQGDLGASMKSRVETVNDMVERGFPVSAQLGAQALLIAIVFGPALGSLAALYQNKFPDYLAMIIAIIGISVPSFIMGTVLIQFVARNVSYFPIGGWGTFQHTLLPSFALALMPLATMARLMRSSMLEVLGQDYIKTAKSKGIKRSAVILRHAVRNAVLPVISILGTTISNLLVGSFVIEKIFGIPGLGRFFVQSISNRDYTLIMGTTIFYAIILVAMLFIVDVAYMMIDPRIKLVKEGR